The window ACGCCGAGCAGCGTCGACGCGGTGCGCTGTGCGACCTCAACCTGGCTCTGGATCTCCTTTTCGACCGAGTCCCGAACCGTGTTGTCGACGACGAAGAGCAGGACGGCCGTGAAGGCGAGCAACGACGCCATCGCAACGGCCAACACTTGCGTTGCGAGAGAATTCCATCGGATCAGCTCCCGCAGCCTCACCTATTTGATTCCCCCTAATCCTTCGTGGATGGCGCTAGAGTTCGACAGCCAAGCTCTGCCGCCTACGGCTCGCTTGTTTGCCATTAGAACGAGGGCTTAAGGGGTAGGCCTTAACACGACATTCAGGATGGACTGAGAGTTTGCGTGCTATGTTGGCGACCGGCGTGCTCGGCTCGGTACAGCGCGTGGCGTTACCTAAGGAAAGAAAGGGCTCCGGGATGACCTCTTCGATGCGTGCTTCACTAGCGGCCTTAGTCGGCATGGCCCTCCTACTCCCGGCCTGCGGCGGTGGTGGCGGGTCCAGCCCTGGCGGCGGCGGCAATCCGACGCCGACCCCGACCGGAGTCGTGTCTGATTTCACCTGTCCGACGGGCGACGGCAGCAGCTCGGTCGCGCGCAGCGGCGGAGTATCCGGAGCCGAAGCAACGCGTCACGCGATCGTCCGCGCGCCCAAACAAACACTTACCTCGGTCAGCCGAATCGCCGTCGTCTACGATCGCAGTGCGCTCTCGCGTTCGGCCGCGGCGTTTACGCGTGCGGAGACCAGTGCCGGATCAACACTCGCGCAGACATTCGACTATCCGACGCTCGGCAAGACGATTCACATCCTCACGGTTGCGCCCTCGCAGTCGCTCGCGGCGATGACGACACTGCGCGCTCAAGCCGGAGTACTCAGCGTAACGCCGGCCGGTCTGAAGCGCTACAGCCTCACGTCGACGCCACTCATGGCGAGCAATAATTACTTCCCGGGCTTCACCGGCACGACCGCGCCTTTCTACGAGGCGGCGGCTCTTCCGGGTCAGTGGGACATGCACGCGATTCGTCTTGAATATGCGTTCGGATATTCGCAAGCCGCCGGCAATACCGCGCCCGGCGGCGCCAACGCAAACGCACTGGGTACGCACAGCGCCAAGCTCGCGGTGATCGATACGGGCCAAGATACGCTGCATCCGGATCTTGCCGGCAACATCGTGTATCAGAAGTGCTTCATAACGAACGAAGCGGGGACGGCGCAATCCACGTCCACGTTCTCGACGGATCCGCAAGGACACGGCACCGACGTCACCGGTATCGCCGCTGCGGTTACGAACCCATCGGGTTCGCATCCGAACGATCTCGGATTCGCGGGTGCGGGCGGAAACGTCGGAATCATGGCGTACCGCGTTTTCCCGACGCCGGATGACAACTGTGGCAATCCGAATTCAAACGATGACGTCTGCGGTGCTTCGACCGCCGACATTGCATCTGCGATCGATGACGCCGTCACGAACGGCGCGAGCGTCATCTCGATGAGCATCGGCGGCCCCGGTTGCACGACGCCGGGCATCGATCCGGATCCGACGGAGGGTGCGGCGGTCGCAAATGCCATCGCGCACAACGTTATCGTCGTTGCTGCAGCGGGCAACGAAAGCACGAGCACGAGCAGCAAACAGCCTATCGACGCGCCCGGGTGCGACACGGGCGTGATTGCGGTCGGTGCGACGTCGCTCGACGACGGCACGCCGAACGGTTCGAGCGCCG of the Candidatus Baltobacteraceae bacterium genome contains:
- a CDS encoding S8 family serine peptidase, with amino-acid sequence MALLLPACGGGGGSSPGGGGNPTPTPTGVVSDFTCPTGDGSSSVARSGGVSGAEATRHAIVRAPKQTLTSVSRIAVVYDRSALSRSAAAFTRAETSAGSTLAQTFDYPTLGKTIHILTVAPSQSLAAMTTLRAQAGVLSVTPAGLKRYSLTSTPLMASNNYFPGFTGTTAPFYEAAALPGQWDMHAIRLEYAFGYSQAAGNTAPGGANANALGTHSAKLAVIDTGQDTLHPDLAGNIVYQKCFITNEAGTAQSTSTFSTDPQGHGTDVTGIAAAVTNPSGSHPNDLGFAGAGGNVGIMAYRVFPTPDDNCGNPNSNDDVCGASTADIASAIDDAVTNGASVISMSIGGPGCTTPGIDPDPTEGAAVANAIAHNVIVVAAAGNESTSTSSKQPIDAPGCDTGVIAVGATSLDDGTPNGSSAAGGNAHPAGTSLAPQEYVAYYSNAGSTNTLNSSASWGIVAPGGDPDCPTANCGDNDDLHWIENIWTSTPYMANSQDQTFAGECTDDYPNSTLTFAPVDCRTLIAGTSQATPHVAGVAALICGLNPADCNPTTMKNLLCTTADTISDANQGCGRLDAYTAVATALSDPTPPGPFTQ